Proteins co-encoded in one Armatimonadota bacterium genomic window:
- a CDS encoding branched-chain amino acid ABC transporter permease, whose product MTWPRLLPPAALGLLAVLGAILPGWLVFVLTLALAKGLAVLAVVILMRAGLVSFGHGLFFGGAAYAAGFAAKLWGMREAAGLVVVGVGAALALGLVTGLLAARYREIFFAMLSLAFSMVLYGVLIKAYTLTGGSDGLRIPVPTIGGLHPPLTQARLALYYVALAAVAGVAAFTMRYASAPLGYVMQAIRDNEVRVAYLGASVPRAILRTYVLSAGLGGLGGVLVALTVGHIDPNLAYWTTSGEFVFIALLGGAEGVLAPLAGAVVYELIKSYAFKYAPFAWQLLMGAIMLTIILFRPEGLWAPLERTLHRRRG is encoded by the coding sequence ATGACCTGGCCGCGTCTGCTCCCGCCCGCCGCGCTCGGGCTCTTGGCCGTGCTGGGCGCCATCCTGCCGGGCTGGCTCGTGTTCGTGCTGACCCTGGCCCTGGCGAAAGGCCTGGCGGTCCTGGCCGTGGTCATCCTCATGCGAGCCGGGCTGGTCTCCTTCGGGCACGGGTTGTTTTTCGGCGGCGCCGCGTACGCGGCGGGGTTTGCCGCGAAGCTCTGGGGGATGCGGGAGGCGGCGGGACTCGTGGTGGTGGGCGTCGGCGCCGCGCTGGCGCTGGGCCTGGTGACCGGCCTGCTCGCCGCACGCTACCGCGAGATCTTCTTTGCCATGCTCAGCCTGGCGTTCTCCATGGTGCTCTACGGGGTGTTGATCAAGGCCTACACCCTCACCGGCGGGAGCGACGGCCTGCGCATCCCGGTCCCCACCATCGGCGGCCTGCATCCGCCGCTGACGCAGGCGCGGCTGGCGCTGTACTACGTGGCGCTGGCCGCCGTGGCGGGCGTCGCCGCCTTCACCATGCGCTACGCCAGCGCCCCGCTGGGATACGTGATGCAGGCCATTCGCGACAACGAGGTCCGCGTGGCCTACCTGGGGGCGTCGGTGCCTCGCGCCATCCTGCGGACCTACGTCCTGTCGGCCGGCCTCGGCGGCCTGGGTGGCGTGCTGGTCGCGCTGACGGTGGGGCACATCGATCCCAACCTGGCCTACTGGACCACGTCAGGGGAGTTCGTCTTCATCGCCCTCCTGGGCGGCGCCGAGGGCGTCCTGGCGCCGCTGGCGGGGGCGGTGGTCTACGAGCTGATCAAGAGCTACGCGTTCAAGTACGCGCCGTTCGCCTGGCAGCTGCTGATGGGGGCCATCATGCTCACCATCATCCTCTTTCGGCCCGAGGGCCTGTGGGCGCCGCTGGAGCGGACGCTGCACCGCCGCCGCGGATGA
- a CDS encoding branched-chain amino acid ABC transporter permease, whose protein sequence is MNTATVIAVDGVVFASWLFLVSVGLTLIYGVLRILNIAHGSFYALGAYTGAVLVLRYVEGDRWPPGSLAMLGLAAVLVGAVIGPAVERGVLRRIYGREQVLQLLVTFALFLIFEDAVKLIWGPSPYYAYRPYAMLGQVTIGAVAYSRYSLVLAGTALLAGVCLWTLVNRSRFGRLLVAVIHDPEISAALGVNLPRVHALAFSLGTTLAALGGAFTAPMISVVPGIAVEVIVVAFAVVVVGGLGSLEGAAVGALLIGLVRSAAVHLFPAVELFTIYVVMAAVLLVRPQGLFARGEARRI, encoded by the coding sequence ATGAATACCGCCACGGTGATCGCCGTCGACGGCGTGGTCTTCGCCTCGTGGCTCTTCCTGGTGTCGGTGGGGCTCACCCTCATCTACGGCGTGTTGCGCATCCTGAACATCGCCCACGGCAGCTTCTACGCCCTGGGCGCGTACACGGGGGCCGTGCTGGTCCTCCGCTACGTGGAGGGCGACCGGTGGCCGCCGGGGAGTCTGGCCATGCTGGGGCTGGCGGCGGTGCTGGTCGGTGCGGTCATCGGCCCCGCCGTGGAGCGCGGCGTGCTGCGCCGCATCTACGGGCGCGAGCAGGTGCTGCAGCTGCTGGTCACCTTCGCGCTCTTCTTGATCTTCGAAGACGCGGTCAAGCTCATCTGGGGGCCCAGCCCCTACTATGCGTACCGCCCCTACGCGATGCTGGGTCAGGTCACCATCGGCGCCGTGGCCTATTCGCGCTACAGCCTGGTGTTGGCAGGCACAGCGCTGCTGGCCGGCGTCTGCCTGTGGACGCTCGTGAACCGCAGTCGCTTCGGCCGCCTGCTGGTAGCGGTGATCCACGATCCCGAGATCAGCGCCGCGCTGGGCGTGAACCTGCCACGGGTCCACGCGCTGGCGTTCTCCCTGGGCACCACCCTGGCGGCGCTGGGCGGGGCGTTCACGGCGCCGATGATCTCGGTGGTCCCGGGCATCGCCGTGGAGGTCATCGTGGTGGCGTTCGCGGTGGTCGTCGTGGGGGGACTCGGCAGCCTGGAAGGCGCGGCCGTGGGCGCCCTCCTGATCGGGCTGGTGCGCTCGGCGGCGGTGCACCTGTTCCCCGCCGTCGAGCTGTTCACCATCTACGTGGTCATGGCCGCGGTGCTGCTGGTACGCCCCCAGGGGTTGTTCGCCCGGGGAGAAGCCCGGCGGATATGA
- a CDS encoding ABC transporter substrate-binding protein, protein MVPTRGGTARARGGRWTLPVLLVLVLSGAVRPVVAAAPAPGAVKVGIVTFLSGAAAAPFGIPARNAAEVLVDELNAGRVPAPYNKVGINGVPIRTVVVDEAGGADKQVAEFRRLILDERVDLVIGYISSADCLAVAPVAEELRALLVMFDCGTNQIFEERRYRYVFRTHGHQILDNVGAARYVLRQKSAVATIAGINQNYAWGQDSWTTFRDSMRKLKADVRVLAEQFPRLFAGEYSAELSALLAARPDVIHTSFWGGDLESFLIQGLPRGIYAQSLLVLTTGDTVLPRLGRDMPPGVVIGARGPHGALAPDVPLNRWFKQAYTARFGTRPVYPSYHMSQALLGVKAAYEKAAARGGWPTKEQLIAAFEGLTFETPSGTIRMALGGGHQAVEPVAYGVTGRYNTALKEFELTRVITFPAECVNPPEGVKSADWIAQGFPGARCP, encoded by the coding sequence ATGGTGCCAACGCGTGGGGGAACAGCACGGGCACGAGGAGGGCGGTGGACGCTGCCGGTGCTGCTGGTCCTGGTGCTGAGCGGTGCGGTCCGTCCGGTGGTGGCCGCGGCGCCGGCACCCGGGGCCGTGAAGGTGGGGATCGTGACCTTCCTTTCGGGGGCCGCGGCTGCGCCGTTCGGCATCCCGGCCCGGAATGCCGCCGAGGTGCTGGTCGACGAGTTGAACGCCGGGCGCGTGCCCGCCCCGTACAACAAAGTGGGCATCAACGGGGTGCCCATCCGCACGGTCGTCGTCGACGAAGCCGGCGGCGCGGACAAGCAGGTCGCCGAGTTCCGCCGCCTGATCCTGGACGAGCGAGTTGATCTGGTCATCGGCTACATCTCCAGCGCCGACTGCCTGGCGGTGGCGCCGGTCGCCGAGGAACTGCGGGCCCTGCTGGTGATGTTCGACTGCGGGACAAACCAGATCTTCGAGGAACGCCGCTACCGCTACGTGTTTCGAACCCACGGACACCAGATCCTGGACAACGTGGGCGCCGCCCGGTACGTCCTGCGCCAGAAGTCCGCAGTCGCCACCATCGCCGGCATCAACCAGAACTATGCGTGGGGCCAGGACTCGTGGACGACGTTCCGCGACTCGATGCGCAAACTGAAGGCCGACGTGCGGGTACTGGCCGAACAGTTCCCGCGGCTGTTCGCCGGCGAGTACTCGGCCGAGCTCTCGGCGTTGCTGGCCGCACGCCCCGACGTGATCCACACCAGCTTCTGGGGCGGTGACCTGGAGAGCTTCCTCATCCAGGGCCTGCCTCGCGGCATCTACGCCCAGAGCCTGCTGGTCCTGACCACCGGCGACACGGTCCTGCCACGGCTGGGCCGGGACATGCCGCCGGGGGTCGTCATCGGCGCCCGCGGCCCCCACGGAGCCCTGGCCCCGGACGTGCCGCTCAACCGCTGGTTCAAGCAGGCGTACACCGCCCGCTTCGGCACGCGGCCGGTGTACCCGTCCTACCACATGTCGCAGGCCCTGCTGGGCGTCAAAGCGGCCTACGAGAAGGCCGCCGCGCGCGGCGGGTGGCCCACCAAAGAGCAGCTCATTGCGGCGTTCGAGGGGCTGACGTTCGAGACGCCCAGCGGGACGATTCGGATGGCGCTGGGCGGCGGCCACCAGGCGGTGGAGCCTGTCGCCTACGGCGTCACCGGCCGGTACAACACCGCCCTGAAGGAGTTCGAACTGACCCGCGTCATCACGTTTCCGGCGGAGTGTGTCAACCCGCCGGAGGGGGTCAAGAGCGCCGACTGGATCGCCCAAGGCTTTCCGGGCGCCCGGTGTCCGTAG
- a CDS encoding ABC transporter substrate-binding protein: protein MDATMGRGPRRSRASDVLTVGCLYPLTGRAARYGHDAIVGAEMAADEVNEAGGVLGREVRLLFSDDRSDPTYAVKVAQRYVVEDRVDVLMGVVSSAVALAVTEVSRHFGVIFVGTDHASTRLTVEQFQPYYFRVTNNTAQSMRAGAIYLSRRPWHTLYYIGPDYEYGHRQWQDFREHLLRLRPDARVVGLAWPKLYERDYRPYVRAILAAGPDVLVCGFWGGDTIAFLQQGLEAGLFERTRVMSFDAGGNYEVFEALGDRMPTGLVLSARHHNNFPPTEDNRRFVHAFWQRTRRFPSYTAHGAYVGVQFIARAVTRAGTVDVEEVVRAAEGLVVPTPRDRPGAPSWIRPIDHQVVQEMYIGVSEPSDAFPPARVLLGQWEVIGAADALPSEDEIRRAREEARVRGQPATS from the coding sequence ATGGACGCCACCATGGGGCGCGGGCCGCGACGGTCCCGGGCTAGCGATGTCCTCACGGTCGGGTGTCTGTACCCGCTCACCGGGAGGGCGGCGCGGTATGGCCACGATGCGATCGTCGGGGCGGAGATGGCCGCCGACGAGGTCAACGAGGCCGGAGGCGTGCTGGGGCGCGAGGTGCGCCTCCTGTTCTCCGACGACCGATCCGATCCCACCTACGCGGTCAAGGTGGCGCAGCGGTACGTGGTGGAAGACCGGGTGGACGTGCTCATGGGCGTGGTCAGCAGCGCGGTGGCGCTGGCGGTGACCGAGGTCTCCCGGCACTTCGGTGTCATCTTCGTCGGCACCGACCACGCGTCGACGCGGCTGACCGTGGAACAGTTTCAGCCGTACTACTTCCGTGTGACCAACAACACCGCGCAGTCGATGCGGGCAGGGGCCATCTACCTCAGTCGCCGTCCGTGGCACACGCTCTACTACATCGGGCCCGACTACGAGTACGGACACCGGCAGTGGCAGGACTTCCGCGAGCACCTCCTGCGGCTGCGCCCGGACGCCCGCGTGGTGGGGCTGGCGTGGCCCAAGCTCTACGAGCGCGACTACCGCCCCTACGTGCGCGCCATCCTGGCCGCCGGCCCCGACGTGCTGGTGTGTGGGTTCTGGGGCGGGGACACCATTGCCTTCCTCCAGCAGGGACTGGAAGCCGGGTTGTTCGAGCGCACGCGGGTCATGAGCTTCGACGCCGGGGGCAACTACGAGGTCTTCGAGGCACTGGGCGACCGCATGCCCACGGGGCTGGTGCTGAGCGCCCGCCACCACAACAACTTCCCACCCACCGAGGACAACCGCCGCTTCGTACACGCGTTCTGGCAGCGGACGCGTCGGTTCCCATCCTACACGGCGCACGGGGCGTATGTCGGCGTGCAGTTCATCGCACGGGCGGTAACGCGGGCCGGCACGGTGGACGTCGAGGAGGTCGTCCGGGCCGCGGAAGGGTTGGTGGTGCCCACGCCGCGGGACCGCCCCGGCGCCCCCTCGTGGATACGGCCCATCGACCACCAGGTCGTCCAGGAGATGTACATCGGGGTCAGCGAGCCGTCGGACGCGTTTCCCCCTGCACGGGTGCTGCTGGGGCAGTGGGAGGTGATCGGGGCCGCCGACGCGCTGCCGTCGGAGGACGAGATTCGCAGGGCGCGGGAAGAGGCCAGGGTCCGGGGACAACCCGCCACGTCATAA
- a CDS encoding PucR family transcriptional regulator ligand-binding domain-containing protein, whose protein sequence is MADILGLDVMRGVRVRAGHDLRREVRWVHTWPEVLPWLHGGELLLTTGYSWPPEADEQRRIVRDLERTRVAALLFRVGGPFFPQVPDAVVDEATHVGLPVLETGEDASFVELTETLNREIIRSQVALLERSEQIHRTLTAAALDAESVADIAARLDHLIDCDVLILDRRMQPLSPPIPAWDQLPRHVALTVAAEGHAARLALEPAGEAILQPVRVGRDIPAVMLVATRHGRPLTELDRRATEHSAVVVGLHLLRQQAVADVETRVRNTFVEAVLQGRLERESALRERAQLLGFDPDGTYAVGIVIPVDGDGVVRPRALTSAAEFASRVQLGQAVQHALEREQLPVLMAYALNQVVVILPAGEPIARRRERFHRIWRTVQDAASAQAVAVVLGGAQRGPAGAPVSFRQAQAVLPVARGAGIWWYEDLAVLRILDACQDRQVLQDLYDATVGVLRAHSAALYDTARTLIAAGFNQRLAARRLGVHWNTMRNRLARMEALLGGHLDDPALRLRVQLAFEIESLLARG, encoded by the coding sequence GTGGCAGACATCCTCGGCCTCGACGTCATGCGGGGCGTTCGCGTGCGCGCCGGGCACGACCTGCGCCGCGAGGTCCGGTGGGTCCACACCTGGCCTGAGGTCCTGCCGTGGTTGCACGGTGGGGAGCTGTTGCTGACCACAGGGTACAGCTGGCCCCCGGAAGCCGACGAGCAGCGGCGCATCGTGCGGGACTTGGAGCGCACCCGGGTAGCAGCCCTCCTCTTCCGCGTTGGCGGGCCGTTCTTCCCGCAGGTGCCCGACGCGGTCGTCGACGAAGCGACGCACGTGGGCCTGCCCGTCCTCGAAACCGGTGAGGACGCCTCCTTCGTCGAGCTGACCGAAACCCTCAACCGGGAGATCATCCGGAGTCAGGTCGCGTTGCTCGAGCGGTCGGAGCAGATTCACCGCACACTGACCGCCGCCGCGCTGGACGCCGAATCGGTGGCCGACATCGCGGCGCGCCTGGACCACCTCATCGACTGCGACGTCCTCATCCTGGACCGTCGGATGCAACCGCTCAGCCCGCCCATCCCGGCGTGGGACCAGCTCCCGCGCCACGTGGCGCTGACGGTGGCGGCCGAGGGCCACGCCGCGCGTCTTGCCCTCGAGCCCGCCGGCGAGGCGATCCTGCAGCCCGTGCGCGTGGGCCGTGACATCCCCGCGGTGATGCTCGTGGCTACCCGCCACGGGCGCCCCCTGACGGAACTCGACCGGCGTGCCACGGAACACAGCGCCGTGGTCGTCGGGTTGCACCTGCTGCGCCAACAGGCCGTGGCCGACGTAGAGACCCGCGTCCGCAACACCTTCGTGGAAGCGGTGCTCCAGGGCCGGCTGGAGCGCGAATCGGCACTGCGCGAGCGCGCTCAGCTCCTGGGGTTCGACCCCGACGGTACCTACGCGGTGGGCATCGTCATCCCCGTCGATGGGGACGGCGTCGTCCGACCGCGAGCGCTCACGTCGGCTGCCGAGTTCGCATCGCGCGTGCAGCTCGGCCAGGCGGTGCAGCACGCCCTCGAGCGTGAGCAGCTCCCGGTGCTCATGGCGTATGCCCTGAACCAGGTCGTGGTGATCCTTCCGGCGGGGGAGCCGATCGCCCGAAGGCGCGAGCGCTTCCACCGGATCTGGCGGACGGTCCAGGACGCGGCATCCGCGCAGGCGGTGGCCGTCGTGCTCGGCGGCGCGCAGCGGGGCCCCGCCGGCGCGCCGGTCAGCTTTCGCCAGGCGCAGGCCGTGCTCCCGGTGGCCCGCGGGGCTGGAATCTGGTGGTACGAGGATCTCGCTGTGCTGCGCATCCTGGACGCCTGCCAGGATCGACAAGTGTTGCAGGACCTCTACGACGCCACCGTCGGCGTGCTCCGCGCCCACAGCGCCGCGCTGTACGACACCGCGCGCACCCTGATCGCCGCAGGGTTCAACCAGCGGCTGGCCGCACGCCGACTCGGCGTGCACTGGAACACCATGCGCAACCGGCTCGCGCGCATGGAGGCGCTGCTGGGCGGGCACCTCGACGATCCCGCCCTGCGGCTGCGCGTGCAGCTGGCCTTCGAGATCGAAAGCCTGCTGGCACGAGGGTAG
- a CDS encoding NAD(P)-dependent oxidoreductase: protein MARPDKRTRLTLPHQPPPKRPPGDRLADFCEVTLPYTPEQAVAEASRCVECVKAPCVQACPLHNPIREWLTLTAEGRFLEAAHLSRTTNPMPEICGRICPQDRLCEGACIVGVKHEPVAIGAIERFINDYAMEVEGLPLPPTPPATGYRVAVVGAGPAGLACAGSLVQRGHHVTVYDAHPAPGGLLRYGIPAFKLEKAVVDRRVRYLEALGVEFVCGVRVGDDVRLDELREAGYHAIFLAPGATTPKRAHIPGEELDGVVDALPFLIRNAMESPHPTAPDDLRGRRVVVLGGGDTAMDCVRTARRLGAVSVTCVYRRDEENMPGSRREVQAAKDEGVTFRWLAAPVRFLDDGTGRVCGIECVAMRLGAPDANGRRRPEPVPDSTFVVDADLVILAFGFDGSPVPADDGPARTPWQTYEVNDDLATTVPGVFAGGDAIRGPDLVVTALRDGLRAAEAIDRYLRGAGMDPTAAMLAERSRRPSLLLDAPGQGRSSP from the coding sequence ATGGCCCGACCCGACAAACGCACCCGGCTGACGCTGCCCCACCAACCCCCACCCAAGCGTCCGCCGGGCGATCGCCTCGCGGACTTCTGCGAGGTCACCCTGCCCTACACGCCCGAGCAGGCCGTGGCCGAAGCGTCCCGGTGCGTCGAGTGCGTCAAGGCGCCGTGCGTGCAGGCCTGCCCGCTCCACAACCCGATCCGCGAGTGGCTGACACTCACCGCCGAGGGGCGGTTCCTGGAGGCCGCGCACCTGTCCCGTACGACCAACCCCATGCCCGAGATCTGCGGCCGGATCTGCCCCCAGGACCGGCTGTGCGAGGGCGCCTGCATCGTCGGCGTCAAGCACGAACCGGTCGCGATCGGCGCCATCGAGCGCTTCATCAACGACTACGCCATGGAGGTGGAAGGGCTGCCGCTGCCGCCCACGCCCCCGGCTACCGGCTACCGGGTGGCCGTGGTGGGCGCCGGCCCTGCGGGGCTGGCGTGCGCCGGCAGCCTGGTCCAGCGGGGGCACCACGTCACCGTCTACGATGCGCACCCCGCACCGGGCGGGTTGCTGCGCTACGGCATCCCGGCCTTCAAGCTGGAGAAGGCCGTCGTCGACCGGCGCGTGCGCTACCTGGAGGCGCTGGGGGTCGAGTTCGTGTGTGGGGTACGGGTGGGCGACGACGTGCGCCTGGACGAGCTGCGCGAGGCCGGCTACCACGCGATCTTCCTGGCGCCGGGGGCGACCACGCCCAAGCGCGCGCACATCCCCGGCGAAGAGCTCGACGGCGTCGTCGACGCGCTGCCGTTTCTGATCCGCAACGCCATGGAGAGCCCCCACCCGACGGCGCCGGACGACCTGCGCGGCCGGCGGGTGGTGGTGCTGGGTGGCGGCGACACGGCCATGGACTGCGTGCGCACGGCCCGGCGGCTGGGAGCCGTCAGCGTGACGTGCGTCTACCGGCGCGACGAGGAGAACATGCCGGGCAGCCGCCGGGAGGTGCAGGCGGCCAAGGACGAAGGCGTGACGTTCCGCTGGCTGGCCGCGCCGGTGCGGTTCCTGGACGACGGCACGGGCAGGGTCTGCGGCATCGAGTGCGTGGCGATGCGTTTGGGCGCTCCGGATGCCAACGGCCGGCGCCGGCCCGAGCCCGTGCCGGACAGCACGTTCGTCGTCGACGCCGACCTGGTGATCCTGGCCTTCGGGTTCGACGGCTCACCGGTACCCGCCGACGACGGCCCGGCACGCACGCCCTGGCAGACCTACGAGGTCAATGACGACCTGGCGACGACCGTCCCCGGGGTCTTCGCGGGCGGCGACGCCATCCGGGGCCCCGACCTGGTGGTGACGGCGCTGCGCGACGGGCTGCGGGCGGCCGAGGCGATCGACCGTTACCTGCGCGGGGCCGGCATGGATCCGACGGCTGCAATGCTTGCGGAGCGCTCCCGCAGGCCGTCGCTGCTTTTGGATGCGCCGGGGCAGGGGCGGTCGTCTCCCTGA
- a CDS encoding PstS family phosphate ABC transporter substrate-binding protein yields the protein MTTSKVRSAVLAAALVLLLASAGVTQERPGATASPPGTIVIDGSSTVGPLTSAVAEEFRKTPAGRTIRITVGISGTGGGFKKFCADSPQSRTDIQDASRPIQATEDEACQRNQVSYVEVPVAIDGLSVVVHPRNTWATCLTMGELKRIWEPGAERRITSWRQVRATFPDRPLRLAGAGADSGTFDSFTEMVVGKAKASRGDYLATEDDNVTVQFVQRDDGAMGYFGLAYLEENQGRVKGVAIDPSGRVDLASDADCKGVQPDFDTSKTGRYPLTRPIFIYVNRTSALSKPEVRQFAAWYVGQGTGVALTVDDPRQPGKRTNLTRAVGYVELPDAVYVAARQCLARLTPGTAFKEGGKAAGHASLAQLSGSYVAHCR from the coding sequence GTGACAACCTCAAAGGTCCGCTCGGCGGTGCTCGCCGCCGCGTTGGTCTTGCTCCTCGCCAGCGCAGGGGTGACGCAGGAACGCCCCGGCGCCACCGCCAGCCCACCCGGCACGATCGTGATCGACGGCTCCAGCACCGTGGGGCCGCTCACCAGTGCGGTCGCCGAGGAGTTCCGGAAGACCCCCGCAGGCCGGACGATCCGCATCACCGTGGGGATCAGCGGCACAGGGGGCGGATTCAAGAAGTTCTGCGCGGACAGCCCTCAGTCGCGGACCGACATCCAGGACGCGTCGCGGCCGATCCAGGCGACGGAGGACGAAGCCTGTCAGCGCAACCAGGTGAGCTACGTGGAGGTGCCCGTGGCCATCGACGGCCTGAGCGTGGTCGTCCACCCGCGGAACACCTGGGCCACCTGCCTGACAATGGGTGAGCTCAAACGCATCTGGGAACCGGGCGCCGAGCGGCGCATCACCAGCTGGCGCCAGGTGCGCGCCACCTTCCCCGACCGGCCGCTGCGGCTCGCCGGGGCGGGTGCCGACTCGGGAACCTTCGACAGCTTCACGGAGATGGTTGTCGGCAAGGCCAAGGCCAGTCGCGGCGACTACCTGGCCACCGAGGACGACAACGTGACCGTCCAGTTCGTGCAGCGGGATGACGGGGCCATGGGCTACTTCGGCCTCGCCTACCTCGAAGAGAATCAGGGCCGGGTCAAAGGGGTCGCCATCGACCCCAGCGGCCGCGTCGACCTCGCCTCCGACGCTGACTGCAAGGGGGTCCAGCCTGACTTCGACACGAGCAAGACGGGACGCTACCCCCTGACCCGGCCGATCTTCATCTACGTCAATCGCACCAGCGCGCTGTCCAAGCCAGAGGTCCGGCAGTTCGCCGCCTGGTACGTCGGGCAGGGCACGGGTGTCGCCCTGACCGTCGACGACCCGCGCCAGCCTGGCAAGCGGACCAACCTCACCAGGGCGGTCGGGTACGTCGAGTTGCCGGATGCGGTCTACGTCGCAGCCAGACAGTGCCTCGCGCGCCTGACACCGGGGACGGCTTTCAAGGAAGGTGGCAAGGCGGCAGGGCATGCCTCCCTGGCGCAGCTGAGCGGCAGCTACGTGGCGCACTGCCGGTAG
- the pstC gene encoding phosphate ABC transporter permease subunit PstC, with amino-acid sequence MKTTTAAGAESKNKAPAVRLRRRQRDGRLIAAVLAASAYVSVAVTLGIVGVLAYEAVQFFRLPLDAAGAGRLAGRADLQRFAEARPDLLGRPLALVREFFTETTWSPLFASKRFGVLPLVAGTMVTSAIALAVAVPLGLLAAIFLSEFATRRLRDRLKPSLEVLAGVPTVVYGYFALTFVTPWLQDHVFGQALAGQNALAAGLVMGVMILPLVASLSEDVMRAVPADLRHAAYALGATPLEVTLRTVLPAALPGIGAACMLGLARALGETMIVALAAGQSPAWTVNPLEPMMTLTAFVVQVSLGDTPYGSVEYRTLFATGALLLVMTLAINATSIAVIQRVRQRYA; translated from the coding sequence GTGAAGACGACCACAGCAGCCGGGGCCGAAAGCAAGAACAAGGCCCCGGCTGTGAGGCTGCGACGTCGACAGCGGGATGGACGTCTGATCGCAGCGGTCCTGGCTGCCAGTGCGTACGTCTCGGTGGCGGTGACCCTCGGTATCGTCGGCGTGCTGGCCTATGAGGCCGTGCAGTTCTTCCGCCTCCCGCTGGACGCCGCCGGTGCGGGGCGTCTGGCGGGACGGGCCGACCTGCAACGGTTCGCGGAGGCCCGCCCGGACCTGCTCGGACGCCCGCTGGCCCTGGTCCGGGAGTTCTTCACCGAGACGACCTGGAGTCCGCTGTTCGCCAGCAAGCGGTTCGGCGTGCTCCCGCTGGTGGCCGGAACGATGGTCACCAGCGCCATTGCCCTCGCGGTCGCCGTTCCCCTGGGGCTGCTGGCGGCCATCTTCTTGAGCGAGTTCGCGACGCGGAGACTGCGGGACCGACTCAAACCAAGCCTGGAGGTGCTCGCCGGCGTTCCCACCGTCGTGTACGGGTACTTCGCGTTGACGTTCGTCACACCATGGCTGCAGGACCACGTCTTCGGGCAGGCCCTGGCCGGGCAGAACGCGCTGGCCGCGGGGCTGGTCATGGGTGTCATGATCCTCCCCCTGGTGGCGTCGTTGAGCGAGGACGTCATGCGCGCTGTGCCCGCGGACCTGCGCCACGCCGCCTACGCCCTGGGGGCCACGCCGCTGGAGGTAACGCTCCGAACCGTGCTGCCCGCCGCCCTTCCCGGCATCGGCGCAGCGTGCATGCTGGGTCTCGCGCGGGCCCTGGGGGAGACCATGATCGTCGCCCTGGCAGCCGGGCAGTCGCCGGCGTGGACCGTCAATCCCCTGGAGCCGATGATGACGCTCACCGCCTTCGTCGTGCAGGTCAGCCTCGGCGACACGCCCTACGGGTCGGTGGAGTACCGCACGCTGTTCGCCACCGGCGCACTCCTGTTGGTCATGACGCTGGCGATCAACGCGACCAGCATCGCGGTGATCCAGCGCGTCCGCCAGCGCTACGCATGA
- the pstA gene encoding phosphate ABC transporter permease PstA, with protein sequence MSVRSLPTVTPRPRTVRVRRARWFVAGCQAATLVGLLFLGVLLADVVRDGAPMLRPHLVTHFPSRFPAQSGYASALVGTVLVISLMAFLAFPLGVAAAVYLSEYARPGRLATLLHVNIATLAGIPSVVYGLLGLGLFVELGRMGKSVLAGACTLALLVLPLTILTAREAIAAVPRSVRDAAYALGATRWQVVRYQVLPYAAPGILTGLILALSRAVGETAPLIMLGALQYVPFLPRSPLDYFTVLPIQIFNYVSQPQPAFHAVAAAGIILLLAVLLLLNATAIWLRTRWQVRW encoded by the coding sequence ATGAGCGTGCGCTCCCTGCCCACGGTCACCCCCCGACCACGGACCGTCCGCGTGCGTCGGGCGCGCTGGTTCGTGGCTGGTTGCCAGGCCGCCACGCTGGTGGGACTGCTGTTCCTCGGCGTGCTGCTGGCCGATGTCGTGCGCGACGGCGCGCCGATGCTGCGGCCGCACCTCGTCACGCACTTCCCGTCGCGCTTCCCGGCACAGTCCGGGTACGCCAGCGCCCTGGTGGGGACCGTCCTGGTGATCAGCCTCATGGCGTTCCTGGCGTTTCCGCTGGGCGTGGCGGCGGCCGTGTACCTGAGCGAGTACGCGCGCCCGGGGCGGCTGGCGACCCTGCTCCACGTCAACATCGCCACCCTGGCCGGGATCCCGTCGGTCGTCTACGGCCTCCTGGGCCTTGGGCTGTTCGTCGAGCTGGGGCGCATGGGCAAGAGCGTGCTTGCGGGAGCCTGCACACTGGCGCTGCTGGTGTTGCCCCTGACGATCCTCACCGCCCGCGAGGCCATCGCTGCAGTACCCAGGAGCGTACGGGACGCAGCCTACGCTCTGGGGGCAACGCGCTGGCAGGTTGTCCGCTACCAGGTGTTGCCCTACGCCGCGCCCGGCATCCTGACGGGGCTGATCCTTGCGCTCTCCCGCGCCGTCGGCGAGACGGCGCCGCTGATCATGCTGGGTGCCCTGCAGTACGTCCCGTTCCTGCCCCGAAGCCCGCTGGACTACTTCACCGTCCTGCCGATCCAGATCTTCAACTACGTGTCGCAGCCGCAGCCCGCGTTCCATGCGGTCGCCGCGGCCGGTATCATCCTGCTGCTGGCCGTCCTGCTCTTGCTGAACGCAACGGCGATCTGGCTGCGCACGCGCTGGCAGGTACGCTGGTAA